The region GTGCCCGGCCGCAGACCGGCAGGCGCCCGCACCCAACTCCGAAGAGCAAGCAAAGACAAGCAAGCCAGAACAGCCAAGCACCACTCCCCCCTTACGAGACGAGCGGATGAGAAAGAGGAACGCACCTCTGGCGAGCCAGTGCGCTGGTTGCGGTGGTCTTCTCAGCGCTGTGCCGCCCGCGGCGAAGCTGCGTTCCAGGCTGAGGGGAACGGCATGAGGTTGCCGCCGCCGACGAGACGGCGGTTAGCGAGGGCCGTCGCTGCCAGATCGCCGAGCTGCATCCAGCGGCGCCCAGTCAGAGGCACGCAGTCGCCGATCACAGTATGCACCGCTATCACGTGGCCGCTGCTTTCGGGTTGGAGGCCGACACGTATGCCGCGAAGGAAGGATAGAGCAGCGACACTTCAAAGGCAGCAAGCACACGGGCACACACTGCAGCAACTCAGAtctacgcacacacacgcgcgcacgcacgggACGGAGACACCACGGATGATCGGACCAAAGCGAAGCACTGGAAAACCGTCGTTTCGCGAAACGCCGGGTTTCGTAAAGCAGGCAGTTTACACGCTCGAGCGAAGATATCGGACGGAGCACGCTGACCCCATCCGCAGGACAGAGCTCGGAGTTGGTCACATGCACTTTTGCCGCGCAAACGCACTATCCACTGCTTCGGTAGTGGCTGTTGTCACTGAGACAAGTTTGGTAGAAAAGAAGAGATAGAAAAACGGATTACGCGTGCGGACCGGTACAGCTGGGAGCAGTCGGCTCGTGTGCACGGGACAGCAGCACGCCGGCAGCGCACCGCCGGGTCAACAACGGCGCGCACGGAGAACaccttcaacagcagcagcagcaccaccaccagtGCAGCCGCCTCAGCGCGCTGCTATGAGGGAAAGCACTTGTTGCTCGCCGCAGCCCCTCGCGCGATCCATTCCAGCGCCGACCACTCCTCTCCAGGGGCCAGAAAACAGCCGCCGTTTCGGCGGCTGTGGCACAGCGATGAGAGAGAGGTACGCTGTGGTGGAGAGTGTGCGAGGGAGGGAGCGAACGGGCAAAGCGAAGCAGCGGCGGCGTGCCAGCAGCATCGCCAGTAGACGGCcgttttgtttgctgctgctttgcggctgCTGCCGCGCGCACTCGCGAGGTGGGCAAGGCGGAGCCAGTGAACCAGCCGCGCCAGCTCTACCAACCCGCGCCAGAAGAAGACCAACAACCGCGGCAAAAAGCCCGTGGCGACACATGGCGGAAAAATTCTCGTTCTATGCCTTGGACCCGTTCGCGCGCGGGGCCACCGTCGCCCCGCGGCGGGGACTGCTGAGCGCGGTCTTTTCGCTTTGCTTGccggttttctctctctctcctctactgtAGTCATAGcacctcccctcctcctcctccagccaGCCCGTTCCCCTTCCCCTTCGCTGCCACCACTTCTTGCTGTGATCCTGCTGGCATGCCCTCAGCTATCAAGGAGGTGCGGCGCCGTCGAGGGACCCGCTCGGATCGACGGCCCTGCAGAACGAAACGAAGATCATAACTGCAAGAGGCCGCTGTGGCGCCTTTGGCTTCTCGCGTGGAGGGAGTGTCACGTGCCTTCTCTATTGGTCACTGGCGCCTCACGTGGGCACTGACGACTGCGTCCAGAGTGCTGCGGGGAAGCCGCCTTACAGACCAGGTTCTACACTCATGGACGCTAGTTCTTACGATTGGAGCAAGATAGAATAACCGGGTTGTACTTCGACTAAATTGTGACCGCGGTAATACGGTAAACGATTCCGTTAAAACATGGGCTTAACATTCGGTTTAAACTAAGTAAGATATATTGTTAGCGCAACTATACGACACACCGCAGtgatggcctagtggtttgagcacccgactcgcatgcgggaggtgcggggtaccaTCCCCAGTTCcgcagggtacccaccggtgatacaatgggtacaagctttgccctggcatggtactcggcttctttagggttaaTTGCTTGGGaaatactatgcgctcaacctgacatcgttcaggatgtggacgtcctcggaaaggtgcgctgtagctaccacagaacggtaaggtctcgaattagcctagacttaaagagggaacggaagaaactagtgaagaggaagtccattaacgagttagcgataagGGGGAAAATATAGGAATGAAGgatattgctgcagaacagatattcagccttagttgaggaagacgatcttaatgttcatacaatgaacgatattctgacagctatcattacggagtgcgcagtagaagtaagcGGTacgatggttcgacaggatactggcaagctatctCGGGagtcaggagacgaaagatctgattaagaaacaccgaagcatgagggcgtctaaccctacagacaggatagaactttgcagagctatcgaagttaataaataagcgcaagggtaTATAAGGCAggtcaatatggagagaatcgagcatgctctaaagtacggaggtagcctgaaagcggtgaagaggaaactaggcataggtaaaaaccagatgtatgcattaagggacaagcagggcaatgccattaCCAATATGGAGAAGATATTCTTAAAggagccgaagagttctacacaaatctacacAGCAGCTAATGCAATCAGaccgttaatgagagagacagtagcgcacagaaaTGCACCATCCCGCCAGTAtagtatgcattaagagacaagcagggcaatgccattaCCAATATGGAGAAGATATTCTTAAAggagccgaagagttctacacaaatctacacAGCAGCTAATGCAATCAGaccgttaatgagagagacagtagcgcacagaaatgcgccatcccgccagtaacgaaagaggaagtaaagaaagccttagaagcaatgaaaaggggaaaagcagctggtgaggatcaggtaacagcagatctattgaaggacggaggggaaattgtgctagaaaaactagccatctgtatacgcaatgccttatgacctcgaccgtaccagaagcttggaagaacgcaaacattatcttaattcataagaagggagacgccatggacttcaaaaattacagaacgatcagcttactgtccgttgcctacaagatatttactaggGTAATAGCTAATAGAGTGAGAGCAACATTGGACGTTAATCAACCAagtgaccaggcaggctttcgtaatggATATTCCACaaaagatcatattcacactatcaggtgatagagaaatgcgcagaatataagcagcccctatatatagtcttcattgattacgagaaagcattcgactcagtggaaacctcatcagtcataaaggcattgcggaatcagggtgtagaagagccttatgtcaaaatagtaGATGATAtacatagcaactgcacagctacaatagtcctccataaagtcagcaataaaattccaataacgaagtgcgtcaggcagggagacacgatctcatcaatactattcaccgcctttttacaggtggtattccgaggcctgaatcgggaacagttggggataagagttaatggagaatacctgaataatctgcgattcgctgatgacgttgctttgctgagtcactcatgcgatgaattgcaaagcatgatcaatgattaagacaggcagagcagaacggttggtctaaaaattaacatacagaaaaccaaagtaatgttcaacaatctagcaagagaacagcagttcacaattgcaagcgaggtgctgaaagtggtaaaggaatacgtctactttgggcaggtagtgacagcttattCGGATcttgagagcgaaataactagaaggataagaatggggtggagtgcatatggcaggttctctcaggtcatgaatagcagcttaccaatatccctcaagagaaaagtgtacaacagctgtatctgaccggtactcgcctacgggacagaaacgtggaggctaacgaaatgggttcagcttaagttaaggacaatgcagcgagccatggaaagaaaaatgctaggtgtaacgttaagagaccggaagcggccagagtgggtgagggaataaacgcgggttaatgacatcctagtagaaatcaagaggaagaaaagggcttaggcagggcatgtgatgcgaaggcaagacaaccgctgggcaagacagcggagtggattccaagagaaggcaagcgtagcagggggcggcagaaggttaggtgggcgaatgagattaagaagtgtgcagtcttagggtgggtgcagctggcaaaggacagggttaattggagaaacataggagaggcatttgccctacaGTAGGTGAAGTCAGCGGATGATGatgattctgctgctgctgcttctgccgcttgggaaataggtctttccCCTACCTTGAGGagaagaaaaatgccttgtgccatggcgctatttAGCATCAGATACTTTTGCGCCATAACAAATCACAATCATCATGATCAGCAATTGGACGGCATGTCCTACACTTCCGCTTATTGTACACAAACCGCACCgtaaacaagaatcaacccaaATAGGAGTTTTAATGGCTTGCGCCACCCTTTGTACTCCATATGCGGAAACATATACTCCATCAATATGGAGTAAAGATGTGCTAAATAACCTATTTTGCTCCTTGCACTAAATAATGCGATATAAGCGAGGATTCTCCTCCTTACAGCTCCCATTTTTAAATGCagtttcttggtctcaatgcgCCTCCCAAGTCCcaaatggagtaaaaaaaaacaccatgttGCGTCATCCGCCCCGCCACttagcgtctcgtctgcttctggtcagtcgtCTGGTAATTGCGGTGGGTGACGACCCCCTGGTTACCATCGTCTATGGATCTCTCCTCACTTCTGCGCCTTCACGGGCGACTGCCGCGGTTCAAGATatcggcttgtcgccgttttcCGCTACAGTAAGCTACATAATTTAACcactcttaaaggggctctgaaacgccttccgaggagagcacattaactcgcttaatcactgcactgtgttgccacgaaaaccagagccaaataatgctctttttctacacgcagcagacgacccacaatcacgcgtcaaagttggtgagcccttcccggcgactctttcatgctcgcaccctccccCGTCCCCCGCAGGTGAGAGGTAGCCATTGGttggattctttcagacgtcaggcagctaccgtggccgcggccaataaaccgcttagctccggcgggtcgggaagcaccgctcccagaggggggtcggtgaaggagcgcctaccttccagcgtgcaaaaagtgacgagaggagagggaaaggcgcgaagacgctgaaattcaaattttaactacagataacccagcgtctacaaagcgcattttaaaaaaattgtctgtggtttagctctggttaaaccaactcgaattgcgaaagcttcgtttcctcggcacgtcgtctacgcagcgtctcattccgacgctctcgagaattcaaagcggtctcttctgcagttgaagagtcactaggtgtcacttctagccgcatctgcgttacgacgcttctcgagttttgcggcgcgttcttctggcgtctcttgagcgcgttgtctcttgctcgtttcgttctgtcgttgttgcgtctctttcgcgctctccataacgactacaatatgcacgccgtttagctaaacgttgttcccgatcttcatccgtttcttccgcacgccgccgcttcttagctgtagcacatcgttgcagcttcaccttatacacatcatccgacataccgtggaggattcgctgggacgatcgcgacgagcagagttggggggccgcttttccacagctggcatgacgtcacgtagagcgagcgcttccccacggcagcggcgcgtggaggattcgctgggacgatcgcgacgagctgagttggggggggggggggcgcttttccacagctgacatgacgtcacgtatagcgagcgcccctcgcggcagctgcgcgcagctgcagcatagAGGATTCGCTGCGACGATCGCGACgcgccgagttggggccccgcttttccacagctggtatgacgtcacacataggtcacgctaaaggtcaatggtggattctccgggacgacggccaagagcggaaacctcgagcagtattgctttcgcaataaaaatccttgctggacactattcgtgaagcggcgtgcttcaatatccctagcacaccgcaactttattagagcccccttcacagcccctttaagaacTCTCCATTGCTTTAACCGTACCTGACCTTTTCTTAGTGTCGCCAGCCCGTTAGAGCCTCCGcttaggcctaattctcacaCCCTTCTTATTGTGGGTCTCGCGGTGTGCTGCAGCAGATTATAATGCGTTGCATGAACATGAAACTGTTTAGTTTCAATGCTGAGCTCTTGATTGAGCTGAAGAGGCTACATTTTTCCTCAGTCATATTGAAATGCCAAGCATTAAATAAGTGAATATGAAAGCAAACACTGCCATACGAAACTACCTTCAGAGGTAGGTGTTCTCATTTCCAACTTATTCTGCTCTGGTTTTTAATCAAATATAGCATGGTTCAGACCATGAAAACTATCCCGCGGCTCCTTTTCAGATTCGAGCTATTGATTCTAATGCTATATTCCTTTATCTACGAACGTAGCCAAGCAAACGAGctcgtacagcaaaagcagaTGACAAGCAGACGACACCTTCCGCCTCCGCCTACGCCGCCGCAGGGCTTGCGGACGGTGAAAAGAACGCGTGACGTGGTGTGAGCGCAGTTTCCCAAGTTTGATTGCCGGTGGCCCCCGCAGCTACTGCCCGTTCCCACCGCTGGCATGCACTGCTGTAAGAATAAGCCTGAATGAGGATAAACAAACATGGCGCAATTTTTGGGCTCCATTTCTGTAGGTAGTAAAATAATTACTCCCTTGTACTACCTCTATTGTATAAGGGAGTAAATAAAGTACTCCACTtatatggagtaaataaaacctccttttggggtgtgcgctagaggacaacccATTTACTCCCATTTGGGCGTTTTTTGTTAACAGTGCCTGGCCAGCCATGGGAAAGCGAATACTGTAATTATACTGCAAACTAAAGAGAATAAATGAATAATTACTACGGTAAAGTTACCTGCTTTGTAGATAATTGAGTGCATGCCCTGAGAGCCTTCAGTGCCTCCAGAAGGACACttccaatattcaaataaaaaaaagttcttGACAAGAACGTAGTGAGCAGAAATCGCGGCGTCGTTTGGCGTCGCTAAAGGGGAAGTGAAGGGTTAGAGGAAAGGGTTTGATACGGGAAAAAAGGCGGCGGAAAGAAGGGAGGAGCAAATGACGAGCAGAGAAGAGGCTGAGGAAAGAAGGGAATTAGCCGGAGGGGAGAGAGATAGCAAAATGGCGAGAAGCGCTCAAGCAGGGCTTTAAAAAATAACGCCGTATTTGCGTTATGCTGCGTTAATCACGGAAATCAGTGAAAGCTGCGTGAAGTGTGACGCAGCACATTGTACATTGTGCCTTGAGGCTCCTCCTGGTCACCGCTCAGTAATGCATTACATGCGCCATCTACCCCGACACTTTTGAATCTCTTCTTCAACCAGCGCTTTGCATAATCCTCTTCAAATAGCTGACATCACAACTACATATTACCATATTACAGCTCGGGTCCTCATTGGtgcgcatggatggatggatggatggatggatggatggatggatggatggatggatggatggatggatggatggatggatggatggatggacggacggacggacggacggacggacggatggatggatggatggatggatgcatggatggatggatggatggatggatggatggatggatggatggatggatggatggatggatggatggatggatggatggatggatggatggatggatggatggatggatggatggatggatggatggatggatggatggatggatggatggatggatggatggatggatggatggatggatggatggatggatggatggatggatggatggatggatggatggatggatggatggatggatggatggatggatggatggatggatggatggatggatggatggatggatggatggatggatgccaTTATGCCATCCATCCACTACGTTTGGGGCCGTATTAAAGACCTTTCCGAACGCTCCTTGCACTTGGCCACCACAGCGCAACTGTGGGAAGCAGCAATATAAGAGGTGTGGAGGCGCATTCAACAAGATAATGCTTTCGTTTCGTCTCTTTATGCTTCTCTTCTCTGCCTTTTAGGATGGAGTGCCTAAAATTAGCCTGGTTTAAGCCGGGCTTGAACCCAGTTATACGGGCGAAAGCTCGGTTAATCATGGTTAGCCTGGCGCCTGCGGCGAAGAGTTGACGTGCTCAGACAGGAGCGCGCATTATCCATGGCGAGATTTAGCGACTAGCGCCGGCGAAGCAGCTGTTCAGTCCAGCCTAGTCACGTGTTGCCGTAGCGGCAAGGCTCCGAGCGACTGGCGGTGTTcagagcgagcgcagctgcgacGCCTCTCCAgttcacgtggtgtgacgtcacagcacACACCTCCACTCCACCGACTGAAGGTCAAACACGCGCCGCATTCGACCTTGTAAGTTTGCCTCtaagagtagagctttcgctataAAAGTGTTCAGCTTGCTTCTCCGAGCGGCTTCGTTCCGTTTTAAAAGCTGACATCAATAACGCGAAAACATAATTACTTGCAGTATACTTCCGTTTATCAGTGACCGATTGAGAAGTAAATTTCTTCTCAAGCGCAGCCTGCTCAGAGCCATTCTTGCATGCGAAATCACGCCGCGCGTGAAACGTGTACGCGGCAGTGTGATCGGAACTTGCATTATCTGAGCACTCATCGCGCCCGCATATTGCGCCACTGATGGTGCGCATTCGGTGACACGTCCGCCTGCCTTTCACAAACGACGCGtttctgagtgaaaaaaaaaatgttccacgCTTTCCATGCCTCGCGTCGGTGCCTGCAGTACCTCCCCGTTGGTACCTGCCGCGGGTATCTGCCCAACGGCAGAGGTCTCTCCACTTATTACATAAGAGCGGACGCGTGTATCGACACAAGGAGCGTTTGACGATATATCTGCCACGCGCTCCTGTGTTCCTGCTCATATTACTGATTATAGTACAGGGCGTTTATCGTTGCGCCACTGCACAAAGATACCTCAGAAACGTGCCGTCATTTAGCAGGGCGACACGCGCACCCTTTCACAGGACCGGACTTTCTTTCTGATAGCCGGGAACGTGACGCTTTGAGCCACCACATACAGCACTTTCAACTTTTATTATCGTGTACTTCACGTGTGCCTTTTTTGAATACTTTTTTATCTTAACTAGAAATTCCGATAGCGCGCTTCCAGTGATGCTGACACGGCCTTTATGACTAACCAATAGGAGCTCAACAAACAACTCTTGACCCGCTATAAAAAGCCTTGTCGGAAGGCTCGGAATCAGCAGTCCTGGAAAGTGTGTCACAGCAGCAAGGTGCGTGCCTTCAGTTGTACGCTTGACCGTCCATGTTTAAGTGCTTCTTTTGCCTGTGTCAATTTTTTGCGATGGCGTAACATTCCGTTCTGTTATATCTTTGCAGGATCAACCGTCCTTATACCATGAAGCCCGTGTCAGTATTGCTGCTGCCCGTCTGCGCACTTGCGGTGGAAGCGCAGAACCTCACAGGCCGAACCTTTGGTTTTGCGCACAGCCATCATGACCACAACCATGGAGCAGTACACGACAGCCATGCCCTGAACTTCCAGGCTCACGGCCACCATCACCACGTACCACCAGCCCACAGCTCTCACGGTAGTCATGCTCACCAAGTGCATGGCCAAGACCACCACCAGAGTCAAGAACAGGTCTCACCAGGCCAGCAGCATCACTCCAGCCATGGCCACCAGCACCACCCCCACCAGCCATCGGCGTCCTCTGGTGCAGTTGGGCCAGTTGCAGGCAACGTGGACATGGTGCCTGTCATGGTTTGTAACGTCGTCCATGTTCCTGCCGCTCATGCTGTCGCTCCAGGCCCGTCCCACTCTGGTTCTCTCGTGCCCAACAGCGTCTTGAGCAAGGTCCCTACGTCTATCGGACACGTCGCTGGCAAGGTAGTCAGCCCCTTGGTCTCCCTCCTGCACAACGCTTCCGTCTGGCTCAACCGTACCGCCCATTCCAATCACGCTCACACCGTGCACCACCAGCCTCATCCTGCAGCTTCCCCTGCGCATGTGGTGCACGAAATCTTGGCCTTAAAGAAGCATCCGCACCAGCCAGTGCCACCTCGGACGGTTGCCACAACCATGACTCCCCGCCCTGCAGCCGCCGTAACAAGCCCAACTCCGACGGCTGCAGCGGCTACTCCTTCCATCAGAGCTACCACAGTTTCCGTGCCTGTCCAGGTCCAGACTGGCACTGTTGGTGTCCCGGCTCCAGCCCTCGGCGCCACTGCACCCCGCTTCCTCTCTACTGCCAAGCCTGCCTCTTCTGCAAACACGGCCGCTTTTCCCGAAGGTAGGACGGGCGCATTGGTTACCGCTGTTCCACTCGCAACCACCACAACGGCATTCTCTACGCTACCGACTGCGTCGCCTGCTCCTACGTTTGGCACTGCCGTCCATACTTTGTCTCCCACCGTGGAAGTGTCGATAAGGTCTGGCACCATCTTCACGACAGCGGACGCCACCACAAGCGCCGCTACGTTCTCCGTTGCCCAGTCTGCGCCTACGTCCGCAAATGCCGCACTTGCGGCTTCTGCTTCTCTGCCTCCCACAGAAGTAGTCTCCATTCGGTCCGGTACCTTCGCGTCAACCGTTGCGCTCACAAGAGCTGATACCTTGACGCCTGTTCTGGAGCCCGTCACTGCACCGGCTACTGTTCCTACGTCCTCGGTCACTTCGTCAACGCTGGCGGTTCGCACTTCTACTGAAGAAACGGAGGACCTACCTGGCAGCGTGACAAGCGACGGGGTATCCCCCACTACCTCATCTCCCATCACTTCGCAGGCTTCCGCCCAGTCGCCACGGCCGTCTGCTGTTCCGGCCTGAAAACTCCCTGCTGTCTGGCCCAGAACTGTGGCGCTGTAGTGTGCCTTAATTGCTTAATTGCCGCGCAGCGTATAGGGCCTGTCGAATACTTTACCTTACACATTTTTATTGTGCACTTTTTGCACTTACTTGACCGGTGTCCTGTAAGATCCTGCAATAAACACGGGCTTTTTATCATTGCTACTTCGCTGCTGTTCTCTCTTTTATCGTATCTTGATCGCGGCAATGCCTTTGTGTGCACGTTAGGCGTGGCGTTGTTCCATCCCACGAGAATTGTCCAGTTTGCAATT is a window of Amblyomma americanum isolate KBUSLIRL-KWMA chromosome 4, ASM5285725v1, whole genome shotgun sequence DNA encoding:
- the LOC144129879 gene encoding uncharacterized protein LOC144129879, whose amino-acid sequence is MKPVSVLLLPVCALAVEAQNLTGRTFGFAHSHHDHNHGAVHDSHALNFQAHGHHHHVPPAHSSHGSHAHQVHGQDHHQSQEQVSPGQQHHSSHGHQHHPHQPSASSGAVGPVAGNVDMVPVMVCNVVHVPAAHAVAPGPSHSGSLVPNSVLSKVPTSIGHVAGKVVSPLVSLLHNASVWLNRTAHSNHAHTVHHQPHPAASPAHVVHEILALKKHPHQPVPPRTVATTMTPRPAAAVTSPTPTAAAATPSIRATTVSVPVQVQTGTVGVPAPALGATAPRFLSTAKPASSANTAAFPEGRTGALVTAVPLATTTTAFSTLPTASPAPTFGTAVHTLSPTVEVSIRSGTIFTTADATTSAATFSVAQSAPTSANAALAASASLPPTEVVSIRSGTFASTVALTRADTLTPVLEPVTAPATVPTSSVTSSTLAVRTSTEETEDLPGSVTSDGVSPTTSSPITSQASAQSPRPSAVPA